Part of the bacterium genome, TTCTTCTTCCTCAACAGATCCAAGAGCCTCACCATAACTGCCAATCTTCAACCAGATGTTTTTGATCGTTCCTAACTCCTGGGCGGTCCAGGTCTTGGTGCTGCCCTTTCCCTCTCCCAGCAAGAAAGTAAAGATTGCATATCTGGATAAGCTGTTCTTCTGCAGCCCACCGACGTAAACATCAACCACTGATGCAACGATCGGCCCGTCATGCTCCATATCGACCTGATATTTGGCGCCGTCTTGTTCTAACAAAGCGTCATATTTTAGAATAGTAGATTCTATATTCTTTTTTAACGTCTCAGGATCGTGTGGGGATCGAGCAGATTTGCCCCCTGGAGCCTCAATTACTGCTTCTGTGGGCGTTTCTGCCTCTGGGGGTATACTTACTTGGGTGGTAGGTGTTATGTCACCCGGGGGCAGTATTTCCATTTCCGGTTCTGGGTAATCCGCGCCTGGTTCCAGCATAGTACTGGCAATATGGGTCGGGAAAGATTGTACTTTATCTTCATGTATTCGAGCAGCCACCCAATTAGGATCCGCCTCTATTGAAAGTAAAGATTTTGTCATTCTTTGTTTTTTGTCCTTTAGCGGAACCATTACCTCCTTGTCCCTTCTGCGTAAGTTCAACGGCACCCCTTTGATAACTCCATTGTTGAGCTCTTTGAGTCCAGCTAATTGTTGGGAGATATTTCTGATATCGTTCCAGCTTCCCGTTGTAACCATTAAGTATGCCGCCCTTTCTAATTCAGGGACAATCACCTTTAATCTCCCAATGGGAGAATACTTAACGGGCTTCCCTTGGTAGTCTTGTCCTGCAATATCATCTTCGGGGTGTTTCTCGCGTTCTCCGGTTTTTACGTCAATACCGTTGAGGACAATGGCTTCGCCGGTCTGCGAGTCACAGCGATAATGAACCCATTCACCATCGGATCTTGCAAGCATCCTGGATGCAACATATGCTTCAAGCCACCCATCAAACATGGATTCAATTTCATTAAACGGAAGAAAGATGTTTATCTCTTTTGGTTCCGATCCGTAAATAGCCATAAACTTATTTTCTGTTTCTTCCTCTCCTTCACTAAATTCAACCCGGAAATAATCCAGGTCAATAGGATTTCCCTTCTCCCCCTTCATCCCTTTTCTTATTCTCCCAATCTCTGGGAATGATAAACCTTTTGTGGTCACGCCAATTATAGGCATTTTTCTCTCCTTTGTTGGTGTTCTTTTACATGGCAACTTGCACATAAAAATTCAATATTATTTTTCTTATTATTTAGCGGATCACCATCCACGTGGTGGCGGCTTATTCTCGTTGAAGTTTTTTTTCTTCCACACCTTTCACAAACCAACGCTTCTGGATACATAATTCTAGCCCGTCGGCGCCCAGCTTGATCTTTTACGGTGCTACCCTTGTAATTACCAGAACCAATTAACTTCTTAGATTCTTTTGTGTGGTGCCATCCCGATCTACGGGGACTGGCTGCTCTTATCTTGTCCTTTGTTTCATCACTCAAAGGTACGCCAGTCTTTGCTATACCACTACATTTCTTGCCGCAATATTTTCTACCTCTCTTTACCTGCCAGGGCTCTGTATAAAAGGTAATATCGCACTGGGCACAATTCATTTCAGGCATCAACAACCTCCTTTTTGATAATGCCGAAATTTACTAGGTCTCTTTTGACCTCGTAAGCATTTTCAAAATCTTTTGTGCTTGCTTTCTCAATGAATGTTTTGGAAACAAAACCAAGATCGATCTGGTCCCGCCGGCAAACTACCTCACACAATATTTCCCCTTCTTCCGTGCGTAGCAGTTGTCCGTCAGTATCTTTCACCCACGCCTTGACTAAGGCGCCCCAGCAACCAGAACATTTATAATTAGATACAGTGTGTGTCGCCAGTTTGTCAGGCATCTTACACATAAAAACCTCCTTTATCTTTCATGGATTACTCTCTTGGAGTGCATTATAACCTATTAAATTATTAATGTAAACAGGTAAATATTTATTGTATAATACCATAGACTTCCTATTTCATG contains:
- a CDS encoding HNH endonuclease, encoding MPEMNCAQCDITFYTEPWQVKRGRKYCGKKCSGIAKTGVPLSDETKDKIRAASPRRSGWHHTKESKKLIGSGNYKGSTVKDQAGRRRARIMYPEALVCERCGRKKTSTRISRHHVDGDPLNNKKNNIEFLCASCHVKEHQQRREKCL